From the Micromonospora echinofusca genome, the window GACCAGGTGCTCGGGGTTGCTGGTGCCGGGAATGGCCAGCAGGTGGGGCCCGCGGCTGAGGGTCCACGCGATCCGCACCTGCGCCGGCGTCACGCCGCGCGCGTGTGCGATGGCCTGCACAGCCGTGTTGGCGGCCACGCCGCCGGCCTCACGCGCGTCGCCGGCGATCGCGAAGAACGGCACGAATGCAACGCCCTGTTCGCCGCAGGTGCGTACGAACTGGTCGTGCATGCGTCGGGTGTCGACGCCGTACGGGTTCTGCACGCAGACCACCGGGGCGATCGCCTGCGCCTGCGCGAGGTGCTGCGGGCGGATGTTGGACAGGCCGAGGTGCCGGATGAGGCCGGCTTCGCGCAGGTCGGCCAGCGCGCCGAAGTGCTCCGCGACCGATTCCAGGCCGTGCTGGCGCAGGTTCACGACATCCAGGTGGTCGCGGCCGAGCTGACGCAGGTTCTCCTCGACCTGCCCGCGCAGCTCATCCGGCCGGGCCAGCGGCAGCCACCCCCCTGAGGGGTCACGGCCCGGCCCGACCTTCGTGGTGATGACCAGGTCGTCGACGTACGGCGAGAGCGCCGTGTTGATTATCTCGTTGGCCGACCGGAGCGGCGAGAAGTAGAACGCCGCCGTGTCGATGTGGTTCACACCGAGCTCGACCGCCCGGCGCAGCACACCGACAACCCGGTCGCGGTCGCTCGCCGCACTGCCGGTGCTCGTCAGGCGCATCGCGCCGAACCCGATTCGGTTGACAGTCAGGTCGCCGAGCGTCCAGGTGCCTGCGGACGCCGCAGTGATCGTGCTAATGGGCATTGGGCGAACTTAGCCACCGCCGCTGACCTGCGCAGTCGATCGTCCGCCCGATACCGCTCGCG encodes:
- a CDS encoding aldo/keto reductase codes for the protein MPISTITAASAGTWTLGDLTVNRIGFGAMRLTSTGSAASDRDRVVGVLRRAVELGVNHIDTAAFYFSPLRSANEIINTALSPYVDDLVITTKVGPGRDPSGGWLPLARPDELRGQVEENLRQLGRDHLDVVNLRQHGLESVAEHFGALADLREAGLIRHLGLSNIRPQHLAQAQAIAPVVCVQNPYGVDTRRMHDQFVRTCGEQGVAFVPFFAIAGDAREAGGVAANTAVQAIAHARGVTPAQVRIAWTLSRGPHLLAIPGTSNPEHLVENLAAGALVLSPDELASLE